One region of Sphingomonas abietis genomic DNA includes:
- a CDS encoding glutamate-5-semialdehyde dehydrogenase, which translates to MDMPFPLSDQDADALIAAMGARARHAAGILAGTPTARKAEALRNAAALLRERRTAILAANAEDIARAEASGMAPAMKDRLRLDDNRLEGIAAALEAVAGLDDPVGSILDERHRPNGLRLRRVRVPLGVIGIIYESRPNVTADAGALALMAGNAAILRGGSEARASNAAIHAALADGIDAAGLPRDAVQLIPTTDRAAVGALLRAQGLVDIIIPRGGKGLVARVQDEARVPVLAHLDGINHSFVHASADPAMAEAIVVNAKLRRTGVCGSTETLLIDRSYPAPEALVTALLDAGCALNGDAAAQALDPRVTPATDADWDTEYLDAICTVGFVDGVEGAIAHIAAHASHHTDAIIAEDEAAAEHFLNAVDSAIVMWNASTQFADGGEFGLGAEIGISTGRLHARGPVALEGLTTYKWQVRGTGQTRP; encoded by the coding sequence ATGGACATGCCGTTTCCCCTTTCGGATCAGGATGCCGACGCGCTGATCGCGGCGATGGGCGCCCGCGCCCGCCATGCCGCCGGCATTCTCGCCGGCACGCCGACCGCGCGGAAGGCCGAGGCGCTGCGCAACGCCGCCGCCCTGCTGCGCGAGCGCCGTACCGCGATCCTGGCCGCCAATGCCGAGGATATCGCTCGTGCCGAGGCGTCCGGCATGGCCCCTGCCATGAAGGACCGGTTGCGGCTCGACGACAACCGCCTCGAAGGCATCGCCGCCGCGCTGGAGGCGGTGGCCGGGCTCGACGATCCGGTCGGCAGCATCCTCGATGAGCGCCATCGCCCCAACGGCCTGCGGCTGCGCCGCGTGCGCGTCCCGCTCGGCGTGATCGGCATCATCTACGAAAGCCGCCCCAATGTGACGGCCGATGCCGGCGCGCTGGCGCTGATGGCGGGCAATGCCGCGATCCTGCGCGGCGGATCGGAAGCGCGCGCTTCCAACGCCGCGATCCACGCCGCGCTGGCGGACGGGATCGACGCCGCCGGCCTACCGCGCGATGCGGTGCAACTGATCCCCACCACCGATCGCGCCGCCGTCGGCGCATTGCTGCGCGCGCAGGGGCTGGTCGACATCATCATCCCGCGCGGCGGCAAGGGCCTCGTCGCGCGCGTGCAGGACGAGGCGCGCGTGCCGGTACTCGCCCATCTCGACGGCATCAACCACAGCTTCGTCCATGCGTCTGCCGATCCGGCGATGGCGGAGGCGATCGTGGTCAACGCCAAGCTGCGCCGTACCGGCGTCTGCGGCTCCACGGAGACCTTGCTGATCGACCGCTCCTATCCCGCTCCCGAGGCACTGGTGACGGCGCTGCTCGATGCCGGCTGCGCGCTCAACGGCGACGCGGCGGCGCAGGCGCTCGATCCGCGTGTCACCCCCGCCACGGACGCGGACTGGGATACCGAATATCTCGACGCGATCTGCACCGTCGGCTTCGTCGATGGCGTGGAAGGCGCAATCGCCCATATCGCCGCCCATGCCTCGCACCATACCGACGCGATCATCGCCGAGGATGAAGCCGCCGCCGAGCATTTCCTGAATGCGGTCGATTCGGCGATCGTGATGTGGAACGCCTCCACCCAGTTCGCCGATGGCGGCGAATTCGGGCTGGGGGCCGAGATCGGCATCTCCACCGGCCGGCTCCACGCGCGCGGCCCGGTCGCGCTCGAAGGGCTCACCACCTACAAGTGGCAGGTGCGCGGCACGGGGCAGACCCGTCCTTGA
- a CDS encoding DUF3667 domain-containing protein gives MSGAADGIGDILTGGLVAGEVDRVGGGTGFGGAAHADHEGAGGECLNCGAVRTGPFCQACGQSGHVHRNVMALGHDILHGVFHFDGKFWNTLPLIAWHPGELTRRYVRGERAKFVTPMAMFLFSIFLLFAAVNRLTMPDVAGAAQGLAKARVQMDSQAKKAGDKLAGLEQKRSELVAADAKADTAALDKQIKDSTNEVAALKAAASQLPAEVPSASNLVQVHTSDKTYDYGIADDVKGFKVDTGSRTLDQQLEHVKANPELYAYKLKMASYKFSWALIPISVPFIWLMFLWRRDVGFYDHAIFAIHSLSFMTLLAVGLIGLYLIGVKQAWLWCAWLIVPPVHMYKHLKYAYGLGRFGATWRTFTLLVMTTITSSLFFALLLWLEAE, from the coding sequence GTGAGCGGAGCAGCAGATGGCATCGGCGATATCCTGACCGGCGGCCTCGTCGCCGGTGAGGTCGATCGTGTCGGCGGCGGCACGGGCTTCGGTGGCGCGGCCCATGCCGATCATGAAGGCGCGGGCGGCGAATGCCTCAATTGCGGGGCGGTGCGCACCGGCCCCTTCTGCCAGGCGTGCGGGCAGAGCGGGCATGTCCATCGCAACGTCATGGCGCTCGGTCACGATATCCTCCACGGCGTCTTCCACTTCGACGGCAAGTTCTGGAACACGTTGCCGCTGATCGCCTGGCATCCCGGCGAGCTGACCCGCCGCTATGTGCGCGGCGAGCGCGCCAAGTTCGTCACCCCGATGGCGATGTTCCTGTTCTCGATCTTCCTGCTGTTCGCGGCGGTGAACCGGTTGACGATGCCGGACGTCGCGGGTGCCGCGCAGGGGCTGGCCAAGGCCCGCGTGCAGATGGATTCGCAGGCCAAGAAGGCGGGCGACAAGCTCGCCGGCCTCGAGCAGAAACGGAGCGAGCTGGTCGCCGCCGATGCCAAGGCCGACACCGCCGCGCTCGACAAGCAGATCAAGGATTCCACCAACGAGGTGGCCGCGCTCAAGGCTGCGGCTTCGCAATTGCCCGCGGAGGTGCCCAGCGCGTCGAACCTCGTCCAGGTCCACACCAGCGACAAGACCTATGATTACGGCATTGCCGACGACGTGAAGGGCTTCAAGGTCGATACCGGCTCGCGCACGCTCGACCAGCAACTGGAGCATGTGAAGGCCAATCCGGAACTCTACGCCTACAAGCTCAAGATGGCGTCCTACAAGTTCAGCTGGGCATTGATCCCGATCTCGGTGCCGTTCATTTGGCTGATGTTCCTGTGGCGCCGCGATGTCGGTTTCTACGATCATGCCATCTTCGCGATCCACTCGCTGAGCTTCATGACCTTGCTCGCGGTCGGCCTGATCGGCCTCTATCTGATCGGCGTGAAGCAGGCCTGGCTGTGGTGCGCGTGGCTGATCGTGCCGCCGGTCCACATGTATAAGCACCTGAAATATGCCTATGGCCTCGGCCGGTTCGGCGCGACCTGGCGGACCTTCACGCTGCTGGTGATGACCACCATCACCTCCTCGCTGTTCTTCGCGCTGCTGCTGTGGCTGGAGGCCGAATAG
- the ftsH gene encoding ATP-dependent zinc metalloprotease FtsH, with the protein MQNDDKEPQGGGAGGNAWMKNMLVVFAIVGALFLFVSLFDGGMRDGRGSDTIPYSEFLSKVDDGSVKEVTIADNVITGKIGSDQGFRTISPNDPQLVDRLQAKSIKFSVKPEEQTNIWLALLLQSLPFLLLLTIAFFVMRQMQKNAGSGAMGFGKSRAKLLTEKHGKVTFDDVAGIEEAREELQEIVEFLKDPSKFARLGGKIPKGALLVGSPGTGKTLLARAIAGEAGVPFFTISGSDFVEMFVGVGASRVRDMFEQAKKNAPCIVFIDEIDAVGRHRGAGLGNGNDEREQTLNQLLVEMDGFESNEGIIIIAATNRPDVLDPALLRPGRFDRQVVVPRPDIDGREKILSVHAKKVPMAPDVDIRTIARGTPGFSGADLANLVNEAALLAARKGKRLVAMREFEEAKDKVMMGAERKSMVMTDEEKRSTAYHEAGHALVSLHVPGCDPLHKVTIIPRGRALGVTWNLPERDRYSMSMKQMKARLALCFGGRIAEQLIYGADELNTGASNDIQQATDMARSMVMEYGMSEKLGWLRYRDNQDEVFLGHSVSRAQNMSEETARLIDSEVRRLVEEGESHARQVLTDKLDELHKLALALLEYETLTGEESKRAIRGEDIGRDDKSDRAMQPRASAGSSIPKSKRPGGGNAWGSGPAPQGA; encoded by the coding sequence ATGCAGAACGACGACAAGGAACCTCAGGGCGGCGGCGCGGGCGGCAACGCCTGGATGAAGAACATGCTGGTCGTGTTCGCGATCGTCGGCGCGCTCTTCCTGTTCGTGTCGCTGTTCGACGGCGGCATGCGCGACGGTCGCGGCAGCGACACCATCCCCTATTCGGAGTTCCTCTCCAAGGTGGATGACGGCAGCGTCAAGGAAGTGACGATCGCCGACAATGTGATCACCGGCAAGATCGGCAGCGATCAGGGCTTCCGCACCATCTCGCCCAACGATCCGCAATTGGTCGACCGGCTCCAGGCCAAGAGCATCAAATTCTCGGTCAAGCCCGAAGAGCAGACCAATATCTGGCTGGCGCTGCTGTTGCAGTCGCTGCCCTTCCTGCTGCTGCTCACCATCGCCTTCTTCGTGATGCGCCAGATGCAGAAGAATGCCGGTTCGGGCGCGATGGGCTTCGGCAAGTCGCGCGCCAAGTTGCTCACCGAGAAGCATGGCAAGGTGACGTTCGATGACGTCGCCGGCATCGAGGAGGCGCGCGAGGAGCTTCAGGAGATCGTCGAATTCCTGAAGGATCCGTCCAAATTCGCCCGTCTCGGCGGCAAGATTCCCAAGGGCGCGCTGCTGGTCGGCTCGCCCGGCACCGGCAAGACGCTGCTGGCCCGCGCCATTGCGGGCGAGGCCGGCGTGCCCTTCTTCACCATCTCGGGCTCCGACTTCGTCGAGATGTTCGTCGGCGTCGGCGCATCGCGTGTCCGCGACATGTTCGAGCAGGCCAAGAAGAACGCGCCGTGCATCGTCTTCATCGATGAGATCGACGCGGTCGGTCGTCATCGCGGTGCCGGCCTCGGCAACGGCAATGACGAGCGCGAGCAGACCCTCAACCAGCTCCTGGTCGAGATGGACGGCTTCGAATCCAACGAGGGCATCATCATCATCGCGGCGACCAACCGCCCCGACGTGCTCGATCCCGCGCTGCTTCGCCCCGGCCGCTTCGATCGCCAGGTCGTCGTGCCTCGGCCGGACATCGATGGCCGCGAGAAGATTCTCTCGGTCCATGCCAAGAAGGTGCCGATGGCACCCGACGTCGATATCCGCACCATCGCGCGCGGGACGCCGGGTTTCTCGGGCGCGGATCTCGCCAACCTCGTCAACGAGGCGGCTCTGCTCGCCGCCCGCAAGGGCAAGCGCCTCGTCGCGATGCGCGAGTTCGAGGAGGCGAAGGACAAGGTGATGATGGGCGCCGAGCGCAAGTCCATGGTCATGACCGACGAGGAGAAGCGCTCCACCGCCTATCATGAGGCCGGCCATGCGCTCGTCTCGCTCCATGTCCCGGGCTGCGATCCGCTCCACAAGGTGACGATCATCCCGCGCGGCCGCGCGCTGGGCGTGACCTGGAACCTGCCCGAGCGCGATCGCTATTCGATGAGCATGAAGCAGATGAAGGCGCGGCTCGCGCTCTGCTTCGGCGGCCGCATCGCCGAACAGCTGATCTATGGTGCCGACGAGCTCAACACCGGCGCCTCCAACGACATCCAGCAGGCCACCGACATGGCCCGCTCGATGGTGATGGAATATGGCATGTCCGAGAAGCTCGGCTGGCTGCGCTATCGCGACAATCAGGACGAGGTGTTCCTCGGCCATTCGGTGAGCCGTGCGCAGAACATGTCGGAAGAGACTGCGCGCCTGATCGACAGCGAGGTCCGTCGCCTGGTCGAAGAGGGCGAAAGCCATGCGCGTCAGGTGCTGACCGACAAACTCGACGAACTGCACAAGCTCGCCCTCGCCCTGCTCGAATATGAGACGCTGACCGGCGAGGAGAGCAAGCGCGCGATCCGCGGCGAGGATATCGGACGCGACGACAAGTCCGATCGCGCGATGCAGCCTCGCGCATCGGCAGGTTCGTCCATTCCCAAGTCCAAGCGCCCCGGCGGCGGCAATGCCTGGGGCAGCGGCCCGGCTCCGCAGGGCGCCTGA
- the tilS gene encoding tRNA lysidine(34) synthetase TilS yields the protein MPSAAPDGQQVARFRQGLTRLLGAAGLTDDAPLGIALSGGADSLALLLLAAAHGPVQAMTVDHGLRGDSAAEAATAGAVARSLGVPHGIALVSVSGGGEGLQGEARRARYAALAEWAAAQGLAAVLTAHHADDQAETLLMRLSRGAGLSGLTGIRPARPLDPAQSGGPQLLRPLLGWRKAELEAIVTAAGIEPARDPANANPRFDRTAARALLADAGWLDTVRVARAADHLRDADEALRWLVDGLAAKAIEEVGAGGEREVSMPIQFPREIQRRLVVRLLADRFAKSPDGPAVERAMAALDQRDIAPIADLLARSDGARWYFRAAPPRRSA from the coding sequence ATGCCAAGTGCGGCGCCTGACGGGCAGCAGGTCGCGCGGTTCCGGCAGGGGCTGACCCGCCTGCTCGGCGCGGCCGGGCTCACGGATGACGCCCCGCTGGGGATCGCGCTCTCGGGCGGGGCGGACAGCCTCGCCCTGCTGCTGCTCGCGGCCGCCCACGGGCCGGTGCAAGCGATGACCGTGGATCATGGCCTGCGCGGCGACAGCGCCGCCGAGGCAGCAACGGCCGGCGCCGTCGCCCGGTCGCTCGGGGTGCCGCATGGCATTGCCCTCGTCTCGGTATCCGGCGGCGGCGAGGGTTTGCAGGGCGAGGCGCGACGCGCCCGCTATGCGGCGCTGGCCGAATGGGCGGCCGCGCAGGGACTGGCCGCCGTCCTCACTGCCCACCATGCCGACGATCAGGCCGAGACGCTGCTGATGCGGCTGTCGCGCGGCGCGGGCCTGTCCGGGCTGACCGGCATCCGCCCCGCCCGCCCGCTCGATCCGGCGCAGTCTGGCGGCCCGCAGCTGCTCCGCCCCCTGCTCGGCTGGCGCAAGGCGGAGCTCGAGGCGATCGTCACCGCCGCCGGCATCGAGCCGGCGCGCGACCCCGCCAACGCCAACCCCCGCTTCGATCGCACCGCCGCGCGCGCGCTGCTGGCCGACGCCGGCTGGCTCGACACCGTCCGCGTCGCCCGCGCCGCCGACCATCTGCGCGATGCCGACGAAGCCTTGCGATGGCTCGTCGACGGACTCGCCGCGAAGGCCATCGAGGAGGTCGGTGCGGGAGGAGAACGCGAAGTCTCCATGCCCATCCAATTCCCGCGCGAAATCCAGCGCCGCCTGGTCGTCCGCCTGCTCGCGGATCGATTCGCGAAATCGCCGGATGGCCCGGCCGTCGAGCGGGCGATGGCCGCGCTGGACCAGCGGGACATCGCCCCGATCGCCGACTTATTGGCGCGATCGGACGGCGCGCGGTGGTATTTCCGCGCCGCACCGCCGCGTCGATCAGCCTGA
- a CDS encoding tetratricopeptide repeat protein: MIMRLAIFALLLAGTAAPALAQTVDPSVPGRVDKLEHEMRAVQRKVFPGANPDYFDPQITPPAAAPVDNGSPASSVVSDLTQRVSALEQQVQQLTNQAEENGHRLDMLEQNYTKMKGDTDYRLNALEGHGAPPPGTSPDGAAGTGAPPPVVTGANGNAPPPFGPKGRKPVVGTPAPTMGDEAGAAPPPAAASAAAAPAGAPAGALPPIAKTGDPAEDQYMLGYSLWSQKRYAEAETQLKAVVAKYSKHKRASYAQNLLGRAYMDDGQLSDAAKAFYASYKQFPRGERAPDSLYYLGQTLFQLKKNADACQAYGEFQDVYGATANPTLKARVAQGRTDAKCGA, from the coding sequence ATGATCATGCGCCTGGCGATCTTCGCCCTCCTGCTCGCCGGCACCGCCGCCCCCGCGCTCGCACAGACGGTCGATCCGTCGGTGCCGGGCCGAGTCGACAAGCTGGAGCATGAGATGCGCGCGGTGCAGCGCAAGGTCTTCCCCGGCGCCAATCCCGATTATTTCGATCCGCAGATCACGCCGCCGGCCGCCGCCCCGGTCGACAATGGCAGCCCGGCGAGTTCGGTGGTCAGCGATCTCACCCAACGCGTCTCGGCGCTGGAACAGCAGGTCCAGCAGCTGACCAATCAGGCCGAGGAGAATGGCCACCGGCTCGACATGCTGGAACAGAATTACACCAAGATGAAGGGCGATACCGACTATCGCCTCAACGCGCTGGAGGGCCATGGCGCCCCGCCGCCCGGCACCAGCCCGGATGGCGCCGCCGGAACCGGCGCGCCGCCGCCCGTCGTCACCGGCGCGAACGGCAATGCCCCGCCGCCCTTCGGCCCCAAGGGCCGCAAACCGGTCGTCGGCACGCCCGCGCCGACGATGGGCGACGAAGCCGGCGCTGCGCCGCCGCCTGCTGCCGCGTCCGCCGCCGCTGCCCCCGCCGGCGCCCCGGCGGGCGCCCTACCCCCGATCGCCAAGACCGGCGATCCGGCGGAGGACCAGTATATGCTGGGCTACTCGCTGTGGTCGCAGAAGCGCTATGCCGAGGCCGAGACCCAGCTGAAGGCGGTCGTCGCCAAATATTCCAAGCACAAGCGGGCGAGTTACGCGCAGAATCTGCTGGGTCGCGCCTATATGGATGACGGCCAGCTGAGCGATGCCGCCAAGGCCTTCTACGCCAGCTACAAGCAGTTCCCGCGCGGCGAGCGGGCACCCGACAGCCTCTATTATCTCGGCCAGACGCTGTTCCAGCTCAAGAAGAACGCGGATGCCTGCCAGGCCTATGGCGAGTTTCAGGACGTCTATGGCGCGACGGCTAACCCGACGCTCAAGGCCCGCGTCGCGCAGGGCCGCACCGATGCCAAGTGCGGCGCCTGA
- a CDS encoding helix-turn-helix domain-containing protein, with protein MTDEGERVADVPTTVGARLRVAREARGQTLEEIGKQTRVPVRHLVQIEEGRLDGLPAAPYSAGFVKAYARAVDIDPVAASQQFRAEFAAAVQASPRIAYEPYEPADPVRLPPRLLAIVALLIAVLLVAGYGIWRSGILTGEGTDQRARLAASGEPVESTDSGAAPTPQASPSTPTGSPAAAPASGPVRLTAIQPTWFEVSDKASGTRLYTGVLAQGQSWDVPATAGDPVIRTGKPEGLQVSVGGQTLAPLGEPAHTISNVSLKAASLTARPAPAAATTATAPAPSRAPAARTPRKAGPAASATGNDAAVPPAFRTPADAPSPAPATAPTPNTATTPQP; from the coding sequence ATGACCGACGAGGGCGAGCGGGTGGCGGACGTGCCGACGACAGTGGGCGCGCGGCTGCGCGTGGCCCGCGAGGCGCGTGGGCAGACGCTCGAGGAGATCGGCAAGCAGACCCGCGTGCCGGTGCGCCATCTCGTGCAGATCGAGGAGGGCCGGCTCGACGGCCTTCCCGCCGCCCCCTACAGCGCCGGCTTCGTCAAGGCCTATGCCCGCGCCGTGGATATCGATCCGGTCGCGGCCAGCCAGCAGTTCCGCGCCGAATTCGCCGCCGCCGTACAGGCCTCGCCGCGCATCGCCTATGAGCCCTATGAGCCGGCCGATCCGGTGCGGCTGCCGCCGCGTCTGCTCGCCATCGTCGCGCTGCTGATCGCGGTGCTGCTGGTCGCCGGCTACGGCATCTGGCGCAGCGGCATTCTGACCGGCGAAGGCACCGACCAGCGCGCCCGCCTCGCCGCCAGCGGCGAACCCGTCGAATCGACCGATAGCGGCGCGGCACCTACACCCCAGGCCAGCCCCTCTACGCCCACCGGATCGCCCGCGGCCGCCCCCGCATCCGGCCCGGTACGCCTGACCGCAATCCAGCCGACCTGGTTCGAGGTCAGCGACAAGGCCAGTGGCACGCGCCTCTACACCGGCGTGCTGGCGCAGGGCCAGAGCTGGGACGTGCCGGCGACGGCGGGCGATCCGGTGATCCGCACCGGCAAGCCGGAGGGTCTTCAGGTCTCCGTCGGCGGGCAGACCCTGGCCCCGCTCGGCGAACCGGCGCATACCATCTCCAATGTCAGCCTCAAGGCGGCCTCGCTGACCGCACGCCCGGCGCCTGCCGCAGCCACGACCGCGACGGCGCCCGCACCGTCCCGCGCGCCGGCCGCCCGCACGCCCCGCAAGGCCGGCCCGGCCGCGTCGGCGACCGGCAACGATGCCGCCGTGCCGCCGGCCTTCCGCACCCCGGCCGATGCGCCGAGCCCGGCGCCCGCCACGGCACCGACGCCCAACACGGCGACCACGCCCCAACCCTGA
- the ptsP gene encoding phosphoenolpyruvate--protein phosphotransferase, with the protein MPVHTPTPAATAAREILTRLHDVMAGRTNAQSKLSHVVQIIGEALTSEVCSIYLLREGLLELYATRGLRQDAVHVTKLALGEGLVGTIAKYVETLNLDEATSHAEFAYKPETGEDLFHSFAGVPIVRRERAVGVLCVQHEASRRYDDVEIEALQTVAMVLAELIAAAGLIDENIGGGMDARDAGPAQLPGLKLVEGMARGHAVFHQPRVIVEHSIAEDVEVERQRVYSAFRQMREQIERMTSQAEFGSIGEHQEVLETYKMFAYDEGWSRRINEAISSGLTAEAAIERVQQRQRMRMREISDPLLADRMHDLEDLSNRLLRIVSGQLGTAAQLGLRQDSILIARNLGPAELLEYDRRRLKGVVLEEGSLTAHVTIVARAMGIPVLGRTKDIRQRVVEGDLLLLDAVQQRVVVRPTATMEEAFEARLSITHKRRAEFAALRDLPAMTTDGVRIQLMVNAGLRDDAAALDVTGADGIGLFRTEFQFLVSATMPQRERQQRLYKDVMDAAGDRPVIFRTVDIGGDKALPYMKAEQHENEENPAMGWRALRLALGRDALMKAQARALLEAAAGRTLHVMFPMVSETWEYEAAHAIFEDQRKWLAARGKMGPGAVRYGAMLEVPALAEMLDQLLPKLDFLSIGTNDLTQFLFAADRGNPKLAERYDWLSPAILRFLARVSAKCHEMGVPVGVCGEMGGRPLEAMALLGLGINRLSITPAAVGPVKAMIRSLDVGAIRAAMPPLLEEAPRDLRQRIETWAEEHGVAIL; encoded by the coding sequence ATGCCCGTTCATACCCCGACTCCCGCTGCCACCGCCGCCCGCGAGATCCTGACGCGGCTGCACGATGTCATGGCCGGGCGCACCAACGCCCAGTCCAAGCTCAGCCATGTCGTCCAGATCATCGGCGAGGCGCTGACCAGCGAGGTGTGCTCGATCTATCTGCTGCGCGAGGGGCTGCTGGAGCTCTACGCGACGCGGGGGCTGCGGCAGGACGCCGTGCACGTCACCAAGCTGGCGCTGGGCGAAGGCCTGGTCGGCACCATCGCCAAATATGTCGAGACGCTCAACCTCGACGAGGCGACCAGCCATGCGGAATTCGCCTACAAGCCCGAAACCGGCGAGGATCTGTTCCACAGCTTCGCCGGCGTGCCGATCGTGCGGCGCGAGCGGGCCGTCGGCGTGCTCTGCGTCCAGCACGAAGCCTCCCGCCGCTACGACGATGTCGAGATCGAGGCGCTCCAGACGGTGGCGATGGTGCTGGCCGAGCTGATCGCCGCCGCCGGCCTGATCGACGAGAATATCGGCGGCGGCATGGACGCCCGCGATGCCGGCCCGGCGCAGCTGCCGGGCCTCAAGCTGGTCGAGGGTATGGCGCGGGGCCATGCCGTCTTCCACCAGCCGCGCGTGATCGTCGAGCACAGCATCGCCGAGGATGTCGAGGTCGAGCGCCAGCGCGTCTATTCGGCGTTCCGCCAGATGCGCGAGCAGATCGAGCGGATGACCAGCCAGGCCGAGTTCGGCTCGATCGGCGAGCATCAGGAGGTGCTCGAGACTTACAAGATGTTCGCCTATGACGAGGGCTGGAGCCGCCGGATCAACGAGGCGATCTCGTCGGGCCTCACCGCCGAGGCCGCGATCGAGCGGGTGCAGCAGCGCCAGCGGATGCGGATGCGCGAAATCTCCGATCCGCTGCTCGCCGACCGGATGCACGATCTGGAGGATCTCTCCAACCGGCTGCTCCGCATCGTCTCGGGCCAGCTCGGGACGGCCGCGCAGCTGGGCCTGCGCCAGGATTCGATCCTGATCGCGCGCAATCTCGGCCCCGCCGAGCTGCTTGAATATGATCGCCGCCGCCTCAAGGGGGTGGTGCTGGAGGAGGGCTCGCTCACCGCGCACGTCACCATCGTCGCGCGCGCGATGGGGATTCCGGTGCTCGGCCGCACCAAGGATATCCGCCAGCGGGTGGTCGAGGGCGATCTGCTGCTGCTCGATGCCGTGCAGCAGCGCGTCGTCGTGCGCCCGACCGCGACGATGGAGGAGGCGTTCGAGGCCCGGCTCTCGATCACCCACAAGCGCCGCGCCGAATTCGCCGCGCTGCGCGACCTCCCCGCGATGACCACCGACGGCGTGCGCATCCAGCTGATGGTCAATGCCGGGCTGCGCGACGACGCGGCGGCGCTCGACGTCACCGGGGCGGACGGCATCGGGCTGTTCCGCACCGAATTCCAGTTCCTCGTCTCGGCGACCATGCCCCAGCGCGAGCGCCAGCAGCGGCTCTACAAGGATGTGATGGACGCGGCGGGCGATCGCCCGGTGATCTTCCGCACGGTCGATATCGGCGGCGACAAGGCGCTGCCCTACATGAAGGCCGAGCAGCACGAGAATGAGGAGAATCCGGCGATGGGCTGGCGCGCGCTGCGCCTCGCCCTCGGCCGCGATGCGCTCATGAAGGCGCAGGCGCGCGCGCTGCTGGAGGCCGCCGCCGGCCGCACCCTGCACGTCATGTTCCCGATGGTGTCGGAGACATGGGAGTATGAGGCGGCGCACGCGATCTTCGAGGATCAGCGCAAATGGCTCGCGGCACGCGGCAAGATGGGGCCGGGTGCCGTCCGCTACGGCGCGATGCTGGAGGTGCCGGCGCTCGCCGAGATGCTCGACCAGCTGCTCCCCAAGCTCGATTTCCTGTCGATCGGCACCAACGATCTCACCCAGTTCCTGTTCGCCGCCGATCGCGGCAACCCGAAGCTGGCGGAGCGCTATGACTGGCTCAGCCCGGCGATCCTGCGCTTCCTCGCGCGGGTGTCTGCCAAGTGCCACGAAATGGGCGTGCCGGTCGGCGTCTGCGGCGAGATGGGCGGGCGACCGCTGGAGGCGATGGCGTTGCTCGGCCTCGGCATCAACCGGCTGTCGATCACGCCGGCCGCGGTCGGCCCGGTCAAGGCGATGATCCGCTCGCTCGATGTCGGCGCGATCCGCGCGGCGATGCCGCCGCTGCTCGAAGAAGCGCCTCGCGATCTGCGCCAGCGGATCGAGACCTGGGCCGAGGAGCATGGCGTAGCGATCCTCTGA
- a CDS encoding AI-2E family transporter codes for MSTTSDDAKSEPVEGRAPLEMRDPRMRAELAKAIIWVSVVLSVVLVYVLAQPLLLIVGGLVFASMLDGGARLLGRILPIPRGWRVALVAILALAFLLGVFSYAGLTLIGQFQALKTLVMNQFGRLESWANALGIAPKGGPDIEGIGRQLMGSLGQLTSAVGVALGGISSLAMIVVLGLFFAAEPRMYERGFAWLLPADKREGFFQTSADMARTLRRLMAGRLLGMAAEGFFIWIALSIVGVPFALLLGLITGILAFLPNIGAIVSGVLTVLVGFSAGSTTGFLAIGVYVLVQVFDGYVVVPTVARRSVDLAPALVLGMQLLLGALFGLLGLMFADPLVAMTKVALERKSGLDPEDEARKTS; via the coding sequence ATGAGCACGACATCCGACGACGCCAAGTCCGAGCCGGTGGAGGGCCGCGCGCCGCTCGAAATGCGCGATCCGCGGATGCGGGCGGAGCTGGCCAAGGCGATCATCTGGGTCTCGGTCGTGCTCTCGGTGGTGCTGGTCTATGTGCTGGCGCAGCCGCTGCTGCTGATCGTCGGCGGGCTCGTCTTCGCCTCGATGCTGGATGGCGGCGCGCGGCTGCTCGGCCGCATCCTGCCGATCCCGCGCGGCTGGCGGGTGGCGCTCGTCGCCATCCTCGCCCTCGCCTTCCTGCTCGGCGTCTTCTCCTATGCGGGCCTCACCCTGATCGGCCAGTTCCAGGCGCTCAAGACCTTGGTGATGAACCAGTTCGGACGACTCGAAAGCTGGGCCAACGCGCTCGGCATCGCGCCCAAGGGCGGCCCGGACATCGAGGGCATCGGCCGCCAGCTGATGGGCTCGCTCGGCCAGTTGACCAGCGCCGTCGGCGTCGCCCTGGGCGGCATCTCCAGCCTGGCGATGATCGTGGTGCTGGGGCTGTTCTTCGCCGCCGAGCCGCGCATGTACGAGCGTGGCTTTGCCTGGCTGCTGCCGGCCGACAAGCGCGAGGGCTTCTTCCAGACCAGCGCCGACATGGCCCGCACCCTGCGCCGGCTGATGGCGGGCCGCCTGCTCGGCATGGCGGCGGAAGGCTTCTTCATCTGGATCGCGCTGTCGATCGTCGGCGTGCCGTTCGCGCTGCTGCTCGGCCTGATCACCGGCATCCTCGCCTTCCTGCCCAATATCGGCGCGATCGTCTCGGGCGTGTTGACCGTGCTGGTCGGCTTCTCGGCGGGCAGCACCACCGGCTTCCTGGCGATCGGCGTCTATGTGCTGGTGCAGGTGTTCGACGGCTATGTCGTGGTGCCCACCGTCGCGCGCCGCTCGGTGGATCTCGCCCCCGCTCTGGTGCTGGGTATGCAGCTGCTGCTGGGCGCGCTGTTCGGGCTGCTCGGCCTGATGTTCGCCGATCCGCTGGTGGCGATGACCAAGGTCGCGCTCGAACGGAAATCGGGGCTCGATCCCGAGGACGAAGCCAGAAAGACGTCCTGA